Proteins encoded in a region of the Paucibacter sediminis genome:
- a CDS encoding peptide MFS transporter, producing MSTVISTTPMGAAAGSAPATHTILGHPNSLFVLFFTEMWERFSYYGMRALLVLFLVTEASKGGWGWSRADATSLYGWYTGLAYLTPILGGYVADRFLGTRRSVLWGAVIIAAGHISLFLETVPTFYLGLGLVILGTGLFKPNISAIVGQLYNKDNEGARDSGYTLFYMGVNAGAFFGISLCGYIGEKVSWHLGFGLAGVFMILGALQFFFSQRLFGSIGDPAKPGERQAEEALDDTPEHVVADRLKAIFVFSFFTIFFWFAFEQAGGSMTIFAADYTDRVLVGTSGLVFKLINTAMTVVPAAILSWLLFKLYRSTGGKVWVANLSLATAFAIIWGLCLWMLGREFAMEQSDVPATWFGVLNSFFIVVLAPMFSKMWEEKWNPSGPIKFGVGLVLLGLGFAVLAYGAAGIAPGAKTAQVSMMYLTLAYLLHTMGELCISPVGLSYISKLAPKRLLGLMFGVWFLNTAIANKVAGSTGSYIDQISATYSLSTFFLIFTLIPIAAGLVLMMLNGWMRKKMHGVH from the coding sequence ATGAGCACCGTGATCAGCACCACCCCGATGGGCGCCGCCGCCGGCAGCGCGCCCGCCACCCACACCATCCTCGGCCACCCCAACAGCCTGTTCGTGCTGTTCTTCACCGAAATGTGGGAGCGCTTCTCCTACTACGGCATGCGCGCCCTGCTGGTGCTGTTCCTGGTCACCGAGGCGTCCAAGGGCGGCTGGGGCTGGAGCCGCGCCGATGCCACCAGCCTGTACGGCTGGTACACCGGCCTGGCCTATCTGACCCCCATCCTGGGCGGCTATGTCGCCGACCGCTTCCTGGGCACGCGGCGCTCGGTGCTGTGGGGCGCCGTCATCATCGCCGCCGGCCACATCTCGCTGTTCCTGGAGACGGTGCCGACCTTCTATCTCGGCCTGGGCCTGGTGATCCTGGGCACCGGCCTGTTCAAGCCGAATATCTCGGCCATCGTCGGCCAGCTCTACAACAAGGACAACGAAGGCGCGCGCGACAGCGGCTACACGCTGTTCTACATGGGCGTGAACGCCGGTGCCTTCTTCGGCATCTCGCTGTGCGGCTATATCGGCGAGAAGGTGTCCTGGCACCTCGGCTTCGGCCTGGCCGGCGTATTCATGATCCTGGGCGCGCTGCAGTTCTTCTTCAGCCAACGCCTGTTCGGCAGCATTGGCGACCCGGCCAAGCCCGGCGAGCGGCAGGCCGAGGAAGCGCTCGACGACACCCCCGAGCATGTGGTGGCCGATCGCCTCAAGGCCATCTTCGTGTTCTCCTTCTTCACCATCTTCTTCTGGTTCGCCTTCGAGCAGGCCGGTGGCTCGATGACCATCTTCGCGGCCGACTACACCGACCGCGTGCTGGTGGGCACGAGCGGGCTGGTGTTCAAGCTCATCAACACCGCGATGACGGTGGTGCCGGCGGCCATCCTCTCCTGGCTGCTGTTCAAGCTCTATCGCAGCACCGGCGGCAAGGTCTGGGTCGCCAACCTGTCGCTGGCCACCGCCTTCGCCATCATCTGGGGTCTGTGCCTGTGGATGCTGGGCCGCGAATTCGCGATGGAGCAGAGCGATGTGCCGGCCACCTGGTTCGGCGTGCTCAACAGCTTCTTCATCGTCGTGCTGGCGCCGATGTTCTCCAAGATGTGGGAAGAGAAGTGGAACCCCAGCGGCCCGATCAAGTTCGGCGTCGGCCTGGTGCTGCTGGGCCTGGGCTTTGCGGTGCTGGCCTATGGTGCCGCCGGCATCGCCCCGGGCGCCAAGACCGCCCAGGTCAGCATGATGTACCTGACGCTGGCCTATCTGCTGCACACCATGGGCGAGCTGTGCATCTCGCCGGTGGGCCTGTCCTACATCTCCAAGCTGGCGCCCAAGCGGCTGCTAGGCCTGATGTTCGGCGTGTGGTTCCTCAACACCGCGATCGCCAACAAGGTCGCCGGCTCCACCGGCTCCTACATCGACCAGATCTCGGCCACCTACTCGCTGTCGACCTTCTTCCTGATCTTCACCCTGATCCCGATCGCGGCCGGTCTGGTGCTGATGATGTTGAACGGCTGGATGCGCAAGAAGATGCACGGCGTGCACTGA
- the gcvA gene encoding transcriptional regulator GcvA codes for MQERKPLDRLPPLDLLASFEAAARHLSFTKAAAERFVTQSAMSRQMRALEEELGVALFTRQHRALALTAEGQRLLASCTQVLGNLRSTMREIRAPQQREVLALTTTPGFAALWLIPRLTAFTRAHAGIDVRLDATLDNRNLAADGFDIAVRYGKLGALRGARKLFEEAMLPVCSPRLVAELALPLREPADLAHHTLLHLAMDGDGSGMPMEWEPWLSAWGLADLRPAARLSFTSYAEAIAAAVAGQGVALGRRPLVDGLLASGQLVTPFDANTASARAYQLIVDPASRARPAVRAFEQWLLSQAAG; via the coding sequence ATGCAAGAAAGAAAACCCCTGGACCGCCTGCCGCCGCTCGATCTGCTGGCCTCCTTCGAGGCCGCGGCGCGCCATCTCAGCTTCACCAAGGCCGCGGCCGAGCGTTTCGTGACGCAGTCGGCGATGAGCCGGCAGATGCGCGCGCTGGAGGAGGAGCTGGGGGTGGCGCTGTTCACGCGCCAGCACCGCGCGCTCGCGCTCACCGCCGAGGGCCAGCGCCTGCTCGCCAGCTGCACCCAGGTGCTGGGCAATCTGCGCAGCACCATGCGCGAGATCCGCGCGCCGCAGCAGCGCGAGGTGCTGGCGCTCACCACCACGCCGGGCTTTGCGGCGCTGTGGCTGATCCCGCGCCTGACCGCCTTCACGCGCGCGCATGCCGGCATCGATGTGAGGCTCGACGCGACGCTGGACAACCGCAACCTCGCCGCCGATGGCTTCGACATCGCGGTGCGCTACGGCAAGCTGGGCGCGCTGCGCGGCGCGCGCAAGCTCTTCGAGGAGGCGATGCTGCCGGTGTGCAGCCCGCGCCTAGTGGCCGAGCTGGCCCTGCCGCTGCGTGAGCCGGCCGACCTGGCCCACCACACCCTGCTGCACCTGGCGATGGACGGCGATGGCAGCGGCATGCCGATGGAATGGGAGCCCTGGCTGAGCGCCTGGGGCCTGGCCGATCTGCGCCCGGCCGCGCGCCTGAGCTTCACCAGTTATGCCGAGGCGATCGCCGCCGCGGTGGCGGGCCAGGGCGTGGCCCTGGGGCGGCGGCCGCTGGTGGATGGGCTGCTGGCGAGCGGCCAGCTGGTCACGCCCTTCGATGCCAACACCGCCTCGGCGCGCGCCTACCAGCTGATCGTCGACCCGGCCTCGCGCGCGCGGCCGGCGGTGCGGGCCTTCGAGCAATGGCTGCTGTCGCAGGCGGCGGGCTGA